A single window of Ornithorhynchus anatinus isolate Pmale09 chromosome 3, mOrnAna1.pri.v4, whole genome shotgun sequence DNA harbors:
- the SLC39A13 gene encoding zinc transporter ZIP13, translated as MAGRRLLLLAPLALGLLGGAGGARRGVAAACRLDDKESESWGSLLSAERLDAWICSLLGSLMVGLSGVFPLLVIPLETGAALRSEAGAHRLKQLLSFALGGLLGNVFLHLLPEAWAYTRSAAQGGEGQSLQQQQLLGLWVIAGFFTFLGLEKMFLDGKEEEQPSQAPTKDLAAAVRNGGLCPAPPAAVPGLRAEARNIKVSGYLNLLANTIDNFTHGLAVAASFLVSKKIGLLTTVAILLHEIPHEVGDFAILLRAGFDRRSAAKLQLSTALGGVLGSCFAICTQSPKGVGETVAWVLPFTSGGFLYVALVNVLPDLLEEEDPWNSLQQVLLLCLGIVVMVLFSLLFE; from the exons ATGGCTGGGCGGAGGCTGCTCCTTCTCGCTCCCCTGGCCCTGGGGCTcctcggcggggccgggggcgcccggCGGGGGGTGGCCGCGGCCTGTCGTCTGGATGACAAGGAGAGCGAGTCCTGGGGGTCCCTGCTGAGCGCCGAGCGGCTGGACGCCTGGATCTGCTCCCTCCTCGGCTCGCTCATGGTGGGGCTCAGCGGGGTCTTCCCGCTGCTGGTCATTCCTCTGGAAACGGGTGCTGCGCTCCGCTCGGAAG CCGGGGCTCACCGCCTGAAGCAGCTGCTGAGCTTTGCCCTGGGGGGGCTCCTGGGGAACGTGTTCCTGCACCTGCTCCCCGAGGCCTGGGCCTACACCCGCAGCGCCGCCCAGG GGGGTGAGGGACAGagcttgcagcagcagcagctcctggGGCTGTGGGTCATTGCTGGCTTCTTTACCTTCCTGGGCCTGGAGAAGATGTTCCtggatggcaaggaggaggagcagcccaGCCAG GCCCCCACCAAAGACCTTGCTGCTGCCGTGCGCAATGGAGGCCTttgcccggccccgccggctgcagttccaggcctgagagccGAGGCCCGGAATATCAAA GTCAGCGGCTATCTCAATCTGTTGGCCAACACCATCGACAACTTCACCCACGGGCTGGCGGTGGCCGCCAGCTTCCTGGTGAGCAAGAAG ATCGGGCTCCTGACCACTGTAGCCATCCTTCTCCACGAAATTCCCCATGAG GTGGGCGACTTCGCCATCCTCCTCCGGGCTGGCTTCGACCGGCGGAGCGCCGCCAAGCTGCAGCTGTCGACGGCCCTGGGGGGCGTCCTGGGCTCCTGCTTCGCCATCTGCACGCAGTCTCCCAAGGGCGTAG GGGAGACGGTGGCCTGGGTTctcccgttcacctccggaggcTTCCTGTACGTCGCCCTGGTGAACGTGCTGCccgacctcctggaggaggaggatcccTG gaacTCTCTGCAGCAAGTGCTACTCCTTTGTCTGGGCATCGTGGTCATGGTGCTGTTCTCGCTCCTCTTCGAGTGA